The Brasilonema sennae CENA114 genome includes a region encoding these proteins:
- a CDS encoding aspartate aminotransferase yields the protein MRSDWIAPAERIQKLPPYVFARLDELKAKAREQGLDLIDLGMGNPDGATPQPVIEAAIKALQNPANHGYPPFEGTANFRQAITNWYRRRYGVDLDPDSEALPLLGSKEGLAHLAIAYINPGDLILVPSPAYPVHFRGPIIAGGKVHSLILKPENDWLIDLAAIPDAVAEQAKILYFNYPSNPTAATAPREFFEEIVAFARKYEILLVHDLCYAELAFDGYQPTSLLEIPGAKDIGLEFHTLSKTYNMAGWRVGFVVGNRHIIQGLRTLKTNLDYGIFAALQTAAETALQLSDDYLHEVQERYRTRRDFVIQGLTELGWNLSKTKATMYLWIPCPVGVSSTEFALKVLQQTGVVFTPGNAFGVGGEGYVRISLIAECDRLGEALHRLKQANIRFD from the coding sequence ATGAGATCAGATTGGATTGCTCCAGCGGAACGGATACAGAAATTACCACCCTACGTGTTTGCTCGTCTAGATGAACTCAAAGCGAAAGCACGAGAGCAAGGGCTAGATTTGATTGATTTGGGCATGGGAAACCCAGATGGTGCAACACCGCAACCCGTTATAGAAGCGGCGATCAAAGCTTTGCAAAATCCAGCAAATCATGGCTACCCTCCTTTTGAAGGTACAGCTAATTTTCGCCAAGCTATCACGAACTGGTATCGTCGTCGTTATGGAGTCGATTTAGATCCAGATAGTGAAGCATTACCGCTTCTTGGTTCTAAAGAAGGATTGGCTCATCTTGCCATAGCCTATATTAATCCTGGTGACTTGATTTTAGTACCTTCTCCTGCCTATCCTGTCCATTTTCGTGGTCCAATTATTGCTGGAGGCAAAGTTCACAGCTTAATTCTCAAACCCGAAAATGACTGGCTGATTGATTTGGCTGCAATTCCTGATGCTGTTGCCGAACAAGCAAAGATTCTCTATTTTAATTATCCCAGTAATCCGACAGCTGCGACTGCACCCCGTGAATTTTTTGAAGAAATTGTTGCTTTCGCGCGTAAATATGAGATTCTGCTCGTACATGACTTGTGTTACGCTGAGTTAGCTTTTGATGGCTATCAACCAACGAGTTTGTTAGAAATTCCTGGGGCGAAAGACATTGGCCTTGAATTTCATACTCTTTCCAAAACCTACAATATGGCAGGTTGGCGCGTCGGTTTTGTAGTTGGTAACCGCCATATCATTCAAGGTTTGCGGACACTAAAAACGAATTTGGATTATGGCATTTTTGCAGCATTGCAAACCGCAGCCGAAACCGCATTGCAGCTGAGCGATGATTATTTACATGAGGTACAAGAACGTTACCGTACTCGCCGTGATTTTGTCATTCAAGGCTTAACCGAGTTAGGCTGGAATCTGAGTAAAACCAAAGCGACGATGTATTTGTGGATTCCTTGTCCTGTTGGCGTGAGTTCTACAGAATTTGCTCTCAAAGTCCTACAGCAAACTGGTGTTGTGTTTACTCCAGGTAATGCTTTCGGGGTTGGGGGTGAAGGGTATGTACGAATTAGCTTAATTGCGGAGTGCGATCGCTTGGGTGAAGCTTTGCACCGTTTAAAGCAAGCTAATATCCGCTTCGATTGA
- a CDS encoding 1-acyl-sn-glycerol-3-phosphate acyltransferase — MINQHSDNLLNLQLKKTSVEGYKFSWFDWFCLWYPPGWLILFNRHWQHYHKDPDGWNWLEYGLFLIPCGFYLALLIRWLRLGCRSPRREIGEFDPNYQKAFRDEIIAPIVKYYFRGELQKIENLPQTGPMIVAINHAGMCFPWDFLTLGYLLSKTQEWLVQPLAGVSLFDHLWITWWLPPGWSKVLGGVRAELNDFKSVMQERKILLYAPEGLRGPRKGWVQRYQLERFDLSFIQLSQRYQIPILPVICIGSENLHPWTLNIKTLQRLFNLPFLPISPLMPLFILFPSMGVWAMRTRLRYFIQPLCTTELNGEKTKRTEIYRQAQQLREKLQNQINQLLSQG; from the coding sequence GTGATTAATCAACACTCTGATAACCTGTTAAACCTTCAACTAAAAAAAACATCAGTTGAGGGTTATAAATTTAGCTGGTTTGATTGGTTTTGTCTTTGGTATCCTCCTGGCTGGCTGATTTTATTCAACCGACACTGGCAGCATTATCACAAAGATCCAGATGGTTGGAATTGGTTAGAATACGGGTTATTTTTGATTCCGTGCGGATTTTACTTGGCACTTTTGATTCGTTGGTTGCGACTTGGCTGTCGTTCACCTCGTCGGGAAATAGGTGAATTTGATCCAAATTATCAAAAAGCTTTTCGAGACGAAATAATTGCTCCTATTGTTAAATATTATTTTCGAGGTGAGTTACAGAAAATTGAGAATTTGCCACAAACAGGTCCAATGATTGTGGCAATAAATCATGCAGGAATGTGTTTCCCATGGGACTTTTTAACGTTAGGTTACTTGTTAAGTAAAACACAAGAATGGTTGGTGCAACCGTTAGCTGGAGTTTCTTTATTTGATCATCTTTGGATCACCTGGTGGTTACCACCTGGATGGTCAAAAGTTTTGGGTGGTGTGAGAGCAGAATTAAATGATTTTAAGAGTGTAATGCAAGAACGTAAAATTCTTTTGTATGCACCAGAAGGTTTACGCGGACCTAGAAAAGGTTGGGTACAACGCTATCAACTAGAAAGGTTTGATTTGAGTTTCATTCAATTAAGCCAACGTTATCAAATTCCGATCTTACCTGTTATTTGCATTGGTAGTGAGAATTTACATCCTTGGACTTTAAATATAAAAACATTGCAGAGGTTATTTAATTTACCATTTTTGCCAATATCACCTCTGATGCCATTATTTATTCTGTTTCCATCAATGGGAGTCTGGGCGATGAGAACTCGCCTGCGTTACTTTATTCAACCTTTGTGTACAACTGAGTTAAATGGTGAAAAGACGAAAAGAACAGAAATTTATCGTCAAGCACAACAGTTACGAGAAAAGTTGCAAAATCAAATTAACCAGTTGTTAAGTCAGGGGTAG
- a CDS encoding Dethiobiotin synthetase, which yields MNYQTACKFLIDQTLYNEENPDALLIRLQRGQSPIPGQITSILLALKVVFEAVKDTAVVDKKLAYALYLLSIKTQQLFAAGRKAGVQWSPLLLQDLLRIATATESIFSGEWQNLHSDL from the coding sequence ATGAATTACCAAACCGCTTGCAAATTTTTGATTGACCAAACACTTTATAACGAGGAAAACCCTGATGCCTTGTTGATACGTCTACAGCGGGGACAATCACCAATACCAGGTCAGATTACCTCGATTTTGTTGGCATTGAAAGTGGTGTTTGAAGCTGTAAAAGATACTGCTGTTGTAGACAAAAAATTAGCTTACGCCTTGTATCTATTGAGCATAAAGACTCAACAACTTTTTGCCGCAGGGCGCAAGGCGGGCGTTCAATGGTCGCCTTTACTACTGCAAGATTTGCTGAGAATCGCGACTGCAACTGAGTCTATCTTTTCTGGTGAGTGGCAAAATTTACATTCAGACTTATGA
- a CDS encoding TldD/PmbA family protein: protein MPTLLADAQNLLSDLLKRYSSRVDYLMIRLEEAEGTDIFLRGDQVETLSEGISIGGQIRACHKGGWGFSSFNQLSTISDRIEEAITAAKIVGEEETILAPIDIVQAVCDMPLTGSDPRQISLKKKKELCDRYTELLKSVDSRITTTSVRYGDSAQRVILATSEGTLIEQSWVDMEMRFAATARNGETVQTGRETTGSRKAFEDLTTLDEQVKEAAQRAVAALYLPSVKGNTYTVVIDPILSGLFVHEAFGHLSEADMAYENPDLLEVMTIGRRFGPQELQIFDGAAPQGHRGSYFYDDEGTPATTTQLIEDGILTGRLHSRETAGKLDEAPTGNARCLSYHYPPIVRMTNTWIKPGKTPVLDLFNGIKEGVYARNWLGGMTNGEMFTFSAGEAWMIRNGKIAEPVKDVTLSGNVFQTLADIEAIGDDFYWDESGGCGKGGQNGLPVGCGGPSLRIRDVVVGGEAA from the coding sequence ATGCCGACTTTACTTGCTGACGCTCAAAACTTACTCTCTGACTTACTCAAGCGCTACTCATCCCGTGTAGATTATTTGATGATTCGTCTTGAAGAAGCTGAAGGAACGGATATTTTCTTACGTGGCGACCAGGTAGAAACCCTTAGCGAAGGTATTTCCATTGGTGGACAGATTCGCGCCTGTCACAAAGGTGGATGGGGGTTTAGCAGCTTTAACCAACTGTCGACAATTAGCGATCGCATTGAAGAAGCCATCACCGCCGCCAAAATCGTTGGTGAAGAAGAAACTATCTTAGCTCCCATTGACATTGTGCAAGCAGTGTGCGACATGCCACTAACTGGAAGCGACCCCCGGCAAATCTCGTTGAAAAAGAAAAAAGAATTGTGCGATCGCTACACCGAATTACTCAAAAGCGTTGACAGCCGGATTACCACCACTTCTGTTCGTTATGGAGACAGTGCCCAAAGAGTTATCCTCGCCACCAGTGAAGGAACTTTGATTGAGCAATCTTGGGTAGATATGGAAATGCGCTTCGCCGCCACAGCCAGAAACGGCGAAACTGTGCAAACTGGAAGAGAAACCACAGGTTCGCGCAAAGCTTTTGAAGATTTGACGACTTTGGATGAACAAGTCAAAGAAGCTGCACAAAGAGCAGTTGCAGCTTTATATCTGCCATCGGTGAAAGGTAATACTTATACTGTGGTGATAGATCCGATTCTTTCCGGGTTATTTGTTCACGAAGCCTTTGGGCATCTTTCCGAAGCAGATATGGCGTACGAAAACCCAGATTTGTTGGAAGTGATGACGATTGGGCGGCGATTTGGACCACAAGAACTACAGATTTTTGATGGTGCAGCGCCCCAAGGACATCGAGGTAGCTATTTTTACGACGATGAAGGCACACCTGCAACCACAACTCAACTTATAGAAGATGGGATTTTGACAGGACGTTTACATTCGCGCGAAACGGCTGGCAAATTGGACGAAGCGCCGACAGGTAATGCACGCTGTCTTAGTTATCACTATCCTCCTATTGTACGGATGACAAATACCTGGATAAAACCGGGAAAAACACCGGTTTTGGACTTATTCAATGGTATAAAAGAAGGAGTTTATGCCCGTAACTGGTTGGGTGGAATGACGAATGGAGAAATGTTCACCTTCAGCGCTGGGGAAGCGTGGATGATTAGAAACGGGAAGATTGCTGAACCTGTTAAAGATGTGACGCTTTCAGGGAACGTTTTTCAAACTTTGGCAGATATTGAGGCGATCGGCGATGACTTTTACTGGGATGAGTCGGGCGGTTGCGGTAAAGGTGGACAAAATGGTTTGCCTGTAGGTTGCGGTGGTCCTAGTTTAAGGATACGTGATGTGGTGGTGGGAGGAGAAGCGGCTTAG
- a CDS encoding Uma2 family endonuclease, with protein sequence MVTTAIPAETRTILSNISWQTFKIMLAEMGSERKNRLAYDNGILEIMTPLMPHENSNRVIEGFVVALCEEFGLEFKRAGSLTLIRDNLERASEPDSSYYIQNESRVRNRENIDLAIDPPPDLVLEVEYSKPKVDKSKIYTAIGVPEFWRYNGSALRIYILNDGQYTEVETSPTFASVPVKEIPRFIQETKKNGEMATTRAFRAWVKQQIAIIHP encoded by the coding sequence ATGGTTACAACGGCAATACCAGCAGAAACTAGGACAATACTATCGAATATCAGCTGGCAAACATTTAAAATTATGCTGGCGGAAATGGGTTCGGAGCGAAAAAACCGACTTGCTTACGACAATGGAATATTAGAAATTATGACACCACTGATGCCGCACGAAAACTCCAACCGTGTGATCGAAGGTTTTGTTGTTGCGTTGTGTGAAGAGTTTGGCTTGGAGTTTAAACGTGCTGGTTCACTAACTTTAATACGAGACAATTTAGAACGAGCAAGTGAACCAGATAGCAGCTACTATATTCAGAATGAATCTAGAGTCAGGAACAGAGAAAACATAGATTTAGCAATTGATCCACCGCCAGACTTAGTGTTGGAAGTTGAATACTCCAAACCCAAAGTTGATAAGTCAAAAATTTATACAGCAATTGGTGTGCCAGAATTCTGGCGGTACAACGGCAGTGCATTGCGAATTTATATACTTAATGATGGGCAATACACAGAAGTTGAAACTAGCCCGACTTTTGCATCCGTACCAGTAAAGGAAATTCCCCGGTTTATTCAAGAAACTAAAAAGAATGGAGAAATGGCAACAACACGCGCTTTTCGTGCTTGGGTCAAACAGCAGATTGCTATCATACATCCATAA
- a CDS encoding DUF4351 domain-containing protein produces the protein MSYDNVCKILAEKYPTDFARWLLAVEPRSIEVLKTELSIEPIRADSLTFLQTENRILHIEFQTITRSKTPISFRMLDYSVRLIRQYKVPVTQVVIFLQQTNDEIAFTEEYRSETTTHRYRVLRMWEQDSVQFLNNPALLPLAPLTQTNSPQGLLSQVAQSVARISDRETRQNIAAYTEILAGLKFEKNLIRQFLSEDIMQESVIYQDIFQKGEQKGELRLCLSLLNERFGEIDSSILERVQVFNKEQLEALARALFRMSSIADLVTWLDERASN, from the coding sequence GTGAGCTACGACAACGTTTGTAAAATCTTAGCTGAAAAGTATCCAACCGATTTTGCGCGTTGGTTGCTAGCGGTTGAACCACGAAGCATCGAAGTCTTAAAAACAGAATTGAGCATTGAACCAATTCGCGCTGATTCCTTGACATTTCTGCAAACAGAAAACCGCATTTTACACATTGAATTTCAAACCATAACAAGATCTAAAACACCGATTTCTTTTCGGATGTTGGATTATTCTGTCAGATTGATACGTCAGTATAAAGTCCCTGTAACCCAAGTCGTCATTTTTTTACAACAAACAAATGACGAAATTGCCTTCACCGAAGAATATCGCAGTGAGACGACAACTCATCGCTATCGCGTTTTGCGGATGTGGGAACAAGATTCCGTGCAATTTCTCAATAATCCTGCACTCTTACCGTTAGCACCCTTAACGCAAACAAACTCACCCCAAGGATTATTATCGCAGGTTGCCCAGAGCGTTGCTAGAATTTCGGATAGGGAGACGAGGCAGAATATTGCAGCTTACACAGAGATATTAGCGGGTTTGAAATTTGAGAAAAACTTGATTCGTCAATTTTTGAGCGAGGATATTATGCAAGAGTCAGTTATTTATCAGGATATTTTCCAGAAGGGAGAACAGAAGGGAGAACTTAGATTGTGTCTGTCTTTACTTAATGAACGCTTTGGTGAAATTGATTCGTCAATTCTTGAGCGAGTTCAAGTTTTCAACAAAGAACAGTTAGAAGCTTTAGCTAGAGCGCTTTTTAGAATGTCATCAATCGCTGATTTAGTGACTTGGTTAGACGAGCGGGCAAGCAATTAA
- a CDS encoding effector-associated domain EAD1-containing protein, which produces MQLDGEKLKQLQDALLSAFPDQGELEQLVRFKLNESLNTIAVANGANYSYVIFKLITWAESEGKLRELISAGCSEKPGNSQLMLFCEQLRQQQATTKQSYRLMNPCTFDLGELIRSCLNILEDKQGLVGLAVPYNQDPFLIYFCERLKERIGKSHTDNKQPLTLDNYRTSVDTAVTTMKRYKKLLQKGDVICPIRVAVSDPNSSHEFWKKISAEFQDPQNSFEHRFIIIMVSSEYKFFPQGVTQLTPPQFTKADAHEWILEVTDNLGWREEDRNKWKRYMIDECLESECLNIRSVYEHLDHAIKLLQQNHTAEAFLQELEI; this is translated from the coding sequence ATGCAGTTAGATGGTGAAAAGTTAAAACAGTTACAAGATGCCTTACTCAGCGCTTTTCCTGACCAAGGAGAATTAGAACAGCTAGTTAGATTCAAACTGAATGAAAGTCTTAACACAATTGCGGTTGCTAATGGCGCGAATTATTCTTATGTTATATTCAAGCTTATTACATGGGCTGAATCTGAAGGCAAGTTGAGAGAACTGATTTCTGCGGGATGTAGTGAAAAGCCTGGGAATTCTCAGTTAATGTTATTTTGTGAACAACTGCGACAACAGCAAGCTACAACAAAACAATCTTATAGATTGATGAATCCATGCACATTTGACTTGGGCGAATTAATTAGAAGCTGTTTGAACATATTAGAAGACAAACAAGGACTTGTTGGACTCGCTGTTCCCTATAACCAAGATCCTTTTTTGATATACTTCTGCGAACGTCTGAAGGAAAGAATTGGTAAAAGTCACACTGACAACAAACAGCCTTTGACATTGGATAATTATCGCACTTCTGTAGACACAGCAGTAACGACAATGAAACGATACAAAAAACTTCTACAAAAAGGCGATGTCATTTGTCCAATTCGAGTTGCTGTCTCTGACCCCAATTCAAGTCATGAATTCTGGAAAAAAATTTCGGCTGAATTTCAAGATCCTCAAAATTCTTTTGAACACCGCTTCATCATAATTATGGTGAGCAGTGAATACAAATTTTTTCCACAAGGTGTCACTCAGCTAACACCTCCACAGTTCACGAAAGCGGATGCTCATGAATGGATTCTTGAGGTGACAGATAATTTGGGATGGAGAGAAGAAGATAGAAATAAGTGGAAGCGATATATGATTGATGAATGTCTTGAGAGTGAATGCTTAAATATTAGGTCAGTTTATGAGCATTTAGACCACGCTATTAAACTTTTGCAACAAAACCATACAGCAGAAGCTTTTCTACAAGAACTTGAGATTTGA
- a CDS encoding AAA family ATPase — MSKRSIDTSTSFSTIAYESLEDSREIETLEIAVSEENPAKKTITIYKEPYLPDDKLVEAVNLAIALGRPLLLQGEPGCGKTRLAYAVAYALGLPLEVSYIKSTSRAQDLLYTYDAVNRLYDAQLGTEGSRSRDIRNYIHLGSLGRAIARAQYGRRSVVLIDEIDKADLDFPNDLLWELDRLEFRVTEAPEISYTVGDNPALRPIVFVTHNEEKALPTAFLRRCIFHYVEFPETEEDLQQVLATHQISNQELSKKAIKVLLELRKLDLSKRPGLSELLDWVGYLEAVKTPVEELDKLPYLGALLKQESDHQRAMEALVKQESDRQRAIREYPKQ, encoded by the coding sequence ATGTCTAAACGCTCTATTGATACCTCTACCAGCTTCTCTACCATCGCTTACGAATCCTTGGAGGACTCTCGTGAAATCGAAACTCTGGAAATCGCAGTATCTGAAGAAAACCCTGCAAAAAAGACGATAACAATATATAAGGAACCCTACTTACCTGATGACAAGTTAGTTGAAGCAGTTAATTTGGCGATCGCCCTTGGTCGCCCCTTACTATTACAAGGCGAACCTGGTTGTGGTAAAACACGGTTAGCCTATGCTGTCGCTTATGCCTTGGGCTTACCTTTGGAAGTCAGTTATATCAAGTCTACCAGTCGTGCTCAGGATTTACTTTACACTTACGATGCTGTCAATCGCCTTTATGATGCTCAGTTAGGGACTGAAGGATCGCGTAGTCGAGACATTCGCAATTATATTCATTTAGGTTCATTGGGAAGAGCGATCGCACGCGCTCAATATGGGCGTCGTTCTGTGGTGCTAATTGATGAAATCGACAAAGCTGATCTCGACTTTCCCAACGATTTGTTATGGGAGTTGGATCGGTTGGAATTTCGCGTTACTGAAGCTCCAGAGATATCTTACACTGTTGGCGACAACCCAGCATTACGTCCAATTGTGTTTGTCACGCACAATGAAGAAAAAGCATTACCAACTGCGTTTCTGCGTCGATGCATTTTTCACTACGTGGAATTTCCCGAAACAGAGGAGGATTTGCAACAGGTTTTAGCAACTCACCAGATTTCTAACCAAGAATTGAGCAAAAAAGCTATCAAAGTTTTGTTAGAACTTCGCAAACTTGATCTTAGCAAGCGACCAGGTTTAAGTGAACTGCTGGACTGGGTGGGTTATTTGGAAGCGGTAAAAACTCCGGTAGAGGAACTTGACAAATTGCCATATTTGGGAGCATTGCTCAAACAAGAGAGCGATCACCAACGCGCAATGGAGGCGTTGGTCAAACAAGAGAGCGATCGCCAACGCGCAATCAGGGAGTATCCCAAGCAGTGA
- a CDS encoding GUN4 domain-containing protein: protein MTTNVSKLVERRLNDFKRRCGKDGDAALQLAYHAAIPVALNPELLHFLRINFFLDPPEQLPYTVEFEFLTSGLCREIDAELYEIEPEIRNELLQELMKREDAKQRIQDVATLLWQYVEYHSPWADRVELERAQQLTALNFLDPAKAKEWLDEAEANPSLGRAEREWFIAMRQEIEELPDISTLSTEKQSEQNDLPSEKGVDYTRLRDLLKTGKWEEADNETFAVMLKAAGRKKEDGQLDVESIKNFPCTDLRTIDQLWVKYSNGRFGFSVQKRIWESVGGKPDANIKIWEKFSNRVGWRKGMFWNKFRLRYSMSNMRSSVTLLWNQEWLSYSELTFSTNAPRGHLPLTFAIGVQSFMGFERKYIQYGGEYLSARGRYATCIRLFSRVQTCKL, encoded by the coding sequence ATGACTACCAACGTGTCTAAACTTGTAGAGCGGCGTTTGAATGACTTTAAGCGTAGATGTGGTAAGGATGGGGATGCAGCCTTGCAACTAGCGTATCACGCTGCAATACCCGTTGCCTTAAATCCTGAATTGCTGCACTTTCTGCGAATTAACTTCTTTCTCGATCCACCTGAGCAACTTCCTTATACAGTCGAGTTTGAGTTTCTCACTTCTGGGCTGTGTCGTGAAATTGACGCAGAACTGTATGAAATCGAGCCAGAAATTCGCAATGAGTTGTTGCAGGAGTTGATGAAAAGGGAAGATGCAAAACAACGAATTCAAGATGTCGCTACGCTGCTTTGGCAGTATGTGGAATATCATTCACCTTGGGCAGATCGAGTTGAATTAGAACGGGCGCAACAACTGACTGCACTCAATTTTCTAGATCCGGCAAAGGCAAAAGAGTGGTTGGATGAAGCAGAAGCTAATCCTAGTTTAGGGAGAGCGGAGCGGGAATGGTTTATAGCGATGCGACAGGAAATTGAGGAACTTCCTGACATCTCTACCCTATCGACAGAGAAACAAAGTGAGCAAAATGATCTTCCTTCAGAAAAAGGTGTAGACTACACACGGCTGCGAGATTTACTGAAAACAGGAAAGTGGGAAGAAGCTGATAACGAAACTTTCGCTGTCATGCTCAAGGCAGCTGGCAGAAAAAAAGAAGACGGGCAGCTGGATGTCGAATCCATCAAAAATTTTCCCTGCACTGACTTACGCACAATTGACCAACTTTGGGTAAAATACAGCAATGGGCGCTTCGGCTTTAGTGTGCAAAAGCGTATTTGGGAAAGCGTCGGTGGCAAACCAGACGCTAATATAAAAATCTGGGAGAAGTTTAGCAATCGCGTGGGTTGGCGCAAAGGAATGTTTTGGAACAAATTTCGGCTGCGCTACTCCATGTCTAATATGCGCAGTAGTGTAACTTTGCTATGGAACCAAGAATGGCTGTCATACTCGGAATTAACCTTCTCCACAAATGCCCCCCGGGGACATCTCCCATTGACATTTGCAATCGGAGTGCAGTCTTTTATGGGATTTGAAAGAAAGTATATTCAGTATGGTGGGGAGTATCTCTCGGCGCGAGGACGCTACGCCACCTGCATACGCCTCTTCTCTCGCGTCCAGACTTGTAAACTGTAA
- a CDS encoding type II toxin-antitoxin system YafQ family toxin — protein sequence MRVLIWDNSFKRAFKRVVRKNPRLEETIFEVLELLTTDPFAPALKSHKLKGDLDGLWACWVEYDCRIIYTFEPNPDADEEMIVLIDIGSHDEVY from the coding sequence ATGAGAGTACTAATTTGGGATAATAGCTTCAAGCGTGCTTTTAAGCGAGTTGTTCGTAAAAATCCTCGTTTGGAAGAAACAATTTTCGAGGTTTTGGAATTACTTACGACTGACCCATTCGCACCTGCTTTAAAATCACATAAATTGAAAGGTGATTTAGATGGTTTGTGGGCGTGTTGGGTTGAGTATGATTGCCGCATTATCTATACATTTGAGCCAAATCCTGATGCGGATGAAGAGATGATTGTTTTAATCGATATTGGCTCTCATGATGAGGTGTATTGA
- a CDS encoding toll/interleukin-1 receptor domain-containing protein — translation MPEMSDTESQPESEKFDVFLAHNSADKPEVRAIANQLKAREIKVWLDEEQIPPGRSFQDEIQKAIPLVQSAAIFIGLKGLGKWQTMEVRSLTRMCVEKHIPLIPVLLPGVSQFPEKLVFLKEYIRV, via the coding sequence ATGCCAGAAATGTCAGACACCGAGTCACAACCTGAAAGCGAAAAATTCGATGTCTTCCTCGCACACAACAGTGCAGACAAACCCGAAGTGAGAGCCATTGCTAATCAACTCAAGGCGCGAGAGATTAAAGTATGGCTCGATGAAGAACAAATTCCACCAGGAAGATCATTTCAAGACGAAATCCAAAAAGCAATTCCACTTGTTCAATCCGCCGCCATCTTTATAGGTTTGAAAGGATTAGGAAAATGGCAGACAATGGAAGTGCGATCGCTAACAAGAATGTGTGTTGAGAAACATATTCCTTTGATTCCTGTTCTCCTTCCTGGCGTGAGTCAATTTCCAGAAAAATTAGTCTTTTTAAAAGAGTATATACGGGTATAA
- a CDS encoding effector-associated domain EAD1-containing protein: protein MKNLVWGITGSQSSAQQKPTELWFNGDRLQQFHKALLSAFPTTAKLKQMVRFKLDENLEAIAGGANHSEVVSNLIEWADAEGRLEELLTAARKDNPGNPALKRFDEQMRGG from the coding sequence TTGAAGAATTTGGTGTGGGGAATTACTGGAAGTCAATCATCAGCACAACAAAAGCCAACTGAACTGTGGTTCAATGGTGATCGCTTGCAGCAGTTCCACAAAGCACTCCTGAGTGCATTTCCTACGACTGCAAAACTCAAGCAGATGGTTCGCTTCAAATTAGATGAGAACTTGGAGGCGATCGCAGGAGGTGCAAACCACTCAGAAGTTGTATCCAACCTGATAGAATGGGCTGATGCTGAAGGGCGACTGGAAGAGCTATTAACTGCTGCTCGTAAAGACAATCCTGGTAACCCAGCTTTGAAGAGATTTGATGAACAAATGCGTGGTGGTTAG
- a CDS encoding GTP-binding protein produces the protein MTIPKITVVAGSAGAGKTTWITQQIACSDVTTSHVLYFSPGVGNVPIDQTRLKSEYPTVKVFKDGEEVEFLRHLPSADAVYIELGFYLELNAVAPILDNLSYRAIAILPPHLQDSEYHAWADKIILGATTNSSMTTTQLWRVPTTGEVIDEDSLEDFWYEITHAAYGQVSRAKGIFDVGDGRSLYADFAAGVPSTDFLELDLPRHLENRPQRFSGIEVSGENLDETAIGQTLEDCCLSDAAIWQYQQQVKQVLLEEIEA, from the coding sequence ATGACTATACCCAAAATTACTGTTGTCGCAGGTTCAGCAGGCGCAGGAAAAACCACTTGGATTACTCAACAAATAGCTTGTAGTGATGTCACTACGAGTCATGTATTGTATTTCAGTCCTGGAGTTGGGAATGTTCCCATCGATCAAACCCGCCTGAAAAGCGAATATCCTACTGTTAAAGTCTTTAAAGATGGAGAAGAAGTTGAGTTTCTCAGACACTTACCCTCAGCAGACGCTGTTTATATCGAACTGGGATTTTATTTAGAACTGAATGCCGTAGCACCAATATTGGATAATTTATCGTACCGTGCAATCGCCATCTTGCCACCACATCTCCAAGACTCTGAGTATCATGCTTGGGCAGATAAAATTATACTAGGAGCAACGACAAATAGTAGTATGACCACTACCCAGTTATGGCGTGTTCCTACAACTGGTGAGGTTATCGATGAAGATAGTTTGGAGGACTTTTGGTATGAAATCACTCACGCTGCTTACGGACAGGTGAGCCGTGCTAAGGGAATTTTTGATGTTGGGGATGGGCGATCGCTTTATGCTGATTTCGCTGCAGGCGTTCCATCAACCGATTTTCTAGAATTAGACTTACCCCGCCACTTGGAAAATAGACCCCAACGTTTCAGTGGGATAGAAGTGTCAGGAGAAAACTTAGACGAAACAGCGATCGGGCAAACTTTAGAAGACTGCTGTTTGTCAGACGCTGCAATTTGGCAATACCAACAACAGGTAAAACAAGTTCTACTTGAGGAGATAGAAGCGTGA